From the genome of Blastocatellia bacterium, one region includes:
- a CDS encoding GDP-mannose 4,6-dehydratase, producing MRYLITGGAGFIGSHLAEELLRAGHAVTVVDDLSTGSIENIEPLRSEARFQCVIDTVLNRRLMAALVDWADVIFHLAAVVGVKLVVEDPVRAIETNMRATEIILELSAPKRKKVVFTSTSEVYGKAARVPFREDDDLILGAPWRSRWGYACSKALGEFLALAYWQKHEVPVVIARLFNTVGPRQTDRYGMVIPTFVRQALRGEPITVYGDGQQTRSFCWVGDTVRALVALAEHPGAVGQIFNVGSDEEVRIIDVAHRVKSLTGSASPIIFVPYDRAYGDGFEDMRRRVPDLTKIRALMGYQPAVRLEEILRRVIAYYRQFEGTLKRDLAHAMSPSRV from the coding sequence ATGCGGTACTTGATCACGGGAGGAGCAGGATTCATCGGTTCTCACTTGGCGGAAGAATTGCTGCGCGCAGGTCATGCGGTGACCGTCGTTGATGATCTTTCGACCGGGAGCATTGAGAATATTGAACCGTTGCGATCAGAAGCTCGGTTCCAATGCGTCATTGACACGGTCTTGAACCGTCGGCTCATGGCAGCATTGGTAGACTGGGCGGATGTGATCTTCCACCTGGCGGCGGTAGTGGGAGTGAAATTAGTTGTCGAGGATCCCGTTCGGGCGATCGAGACAAACATGCGCGCGACGGAAATTATTCTGGAGTTGTCCGCGCCGAAAAGGAAGAAGGTGGTCTTCACCTCGACGAGCGAGGTATATGGCAAGGCCGCGCGGGTGCCATTTCGCGAGGATGATGATTTGATCTTGGGGGCGCCTTGGCGTTCTCGGTGGGGATACGCGTGCTCGAAAGCTCTGGGGGAGTTTCTCGCCTTAGCGTATTGGCAGAAGCACGAGGTGCCAGTTGTGATCGCGCGTTTGTTCAACACGGTCGGGCCGAGGCAGACGGATCGCTACGGGATGGTCATCCCGACGTTCGTCCGACAGGCCTTACGGGGGGAACCCATCACCGTGTACGGAGATGGGCAGCAAACGCGCAGCTTCTGTTGGGTGGGGGATACGGTGCGGGCGCTCGTGGCCTTGGCCGAACATCCGGGGGCCGTCGGTCAAATCTTCAACGTCGGTAGTGATGAAGAAGTGCGGATCATTGACGTCGCCCACCGAGTGAAATCTCTGACCGGAAGTGCTTCTCCCATCATCTTCGTCCCCTACGACCGCGCCTATGGCGATGGCTTCGAGGATATGCGGCGGCGCGTGCCCGATCTGACGAAGATTCGAGCGCTGATGGGGTATCAGCCTGCCGTTCGATTGGAAGAGATTTTGCGGCGGGTGATCGCCTACTATCGCCAGTTCGAGGGCACGTTGAAGCGAGATCTCGCGCACGCCATGTCCCCATCGCGCGTTTGA
- a CDS encoding GDP-L-fucose synthase, with protein MSFWRDKRVVVTGGAGFLGSYVVEKLRERGCRFVFVPRSAVYDLREKADIVRLLADTVPDIIIHLAARVGGIGANQRQPGRFFYENAIMGLQLMEQARRFGVEKFVVIGTVCSYPKHTSVPFREEDLWNGYPEETNAAYGLAKKMLIVQAQAYRQQYGFNAISLLPVNLYGPRDNFDPETSHVIPALIRKCFEAMDEGRDHIVVWGTGNASREFLYVEDAAEAIVLATERYNKPEPVNIGSGMEITIRELCELIMRLTGFQGRVIWDTSKPDGQPRRCLDTSRAEREFGFRAKTPLQEGLRRTIAWYRAHRVVPTPVYAAACP; from the coding sequence ATGTCGTTCTGGAGGGATAAGCGCGTGGTTGTCACAGGTGGAGCCGGATTTCTCGGATCATACGTCGTGGAGAAATTGCGGGAGCGCGGCTGTCGGTTCGTCTTCGTCCCGCGCAGTGCGGTCTACGATCTCCGCGAGAAAGCGGATATCGTGAGGCTGCTCGCCGATACGGTCCCGGACATCATCATCCATTTGGCGGCGCGCGTGGGCGGCATCGGCGCGAATCAGCGCCAGCCCGGTCGCTTCTTTTACGAGAACGCCATCATGGGACTGCAATTGATGGAGCAAGCGCGACGTTTCGGCGTCGAGAAGTTCGTCGTCATCGGGACCGTGTGCTCGTATCCGAAGCACACGTCCGTCCCCTTCCGCGAGGAGGATTTGTGGAACGGGTATCCGGAGGAGACGAACGCCGCCTATGGGTTGGCCAAGAAGATGCTGATCGTACAGGCGCAGGCGTACCGACAGCAGTATGGGTTCAACGCGATCTCGCTCCTGCCGGTGAACCTCTACGGACCGCGCGATAATTTCGATCCCGAGACGTCGCACGTCATCCCAGCGTTGATTCGGAAATGCTTCGAGGCGATGGACGAGGGACGGGATCACATCGTCGTGTGGGGGACGGGAAATGCCTCGCGCGAATTCCTTTATGTCGAGGATGCGGCGGAAGCCATCGTGTTGGCGACGGAGCGGTACAATAAGCCTGAGCCGGTGAATATCGGATCAGGCATGGAGATCACGATCCGGGAATTGTGCGAGCTGATCATGCGGCTGACGGGATTTCAAGGACGCGTCATTTGGGACACGTCGAAACCGGATGGACAGCCGCGCCGATGCCTGGATACAAGCCGCGCCGAGCGCGAATTTGGCTTCCGAGCGAAGACGCCGCTTCAGGAAGGCCTGAGGCGAACGATCGCATGGTATCGCGCGCATCGCGTCGTACCGACACCAGTGTATGCGGCTGCTTGTCCTTAA
- a CDS encoding adenine phosphoribosyltransferase, translated as MEKLKRLIREIPDFPKPGILFYDITTLLKDPEGFRTTVDLLSEAFAGERVDRVVGIEARGFIFAPALAYKLGAGFIPMRKSNKLPAPTESVTYTLEYGTDRLEIHKDAIEPGHRVLIIDDLLATGGTAKAAIELVEKLGGQVIGVGFVIELEFLKGRERLAGYRVVSLLKYPS; from the coding sequence ATGGAAAAACTCAAACGTTTGATTCGAGAGATTCCGGATTTCCCCAAGCCAGGCATCCTCTTTTACGACATCACGACGCTTTTGAAAGATCCGGAGGGATTCCGCACGACTGTGGATCTGCTCTCGGAAGCGTTCGCGGGCGAACGCGTGGATCGCGTCGTCGGGATCGAGGCGCGCGGCTTCATCTTCGCCCCAGCCCTGGCCTATAAGCTCGGGGCCGGTTTCATCCCCATGCGCAAGTCGAACAAGCTTCCGGCTCCTACGGAGAGCGTGACCTACACGCTCGAATACGGGACCGACCGTTTGGAGATTCACAAGGATGCCATCGAGCCGGGACATCGCGTCCTGATCATTGACGATCTTCTGGCGACGGGAGGGACGGCGAAAGCAGCGATCGAGCTGGTGGAAAAGCTCGGCGGTCAGGTCATCGGCGTGGGATTCGTCATCGAGTTGGAGTTCCTCAAAGGGCGCGAGCGTTTGGCTGGCTATCGCGTCGTCTCCCTGCTAAAATACCCGTCCTGA
- a CDS encoding methylmalonyl-CoA mutase family protein, with the protein MATKEATSHLEEALNRWEQQTLQPTLARLPERAAEFTTTSLRPIKRLYTPLDIQHLDFERDIGFPGEYPFTRGIHPTMYRGKLWTVRQFAGFGTAFDTNKRFKYLLEQGQTGLSVAFDLPTLMGLDSDHPLSEGEVGKCGVAISSLEDMEVLFEGIPLEEVTTSMTINAPAAVIFAMYLVVAEKQGADWKKISGTIQNDILKEYIAQKEWIYPPEPSMRLIVDTIAFCTQEVPRWHPISISGYHIREAGATALQELAFTLRNGIEYVEWCVRAGLDVDAFAPRLSFFFNCHNDFFEEIAKFRAARKVWARVMRERFGARDPRSWMCRFHTQTAGCSLTAQQPYNNIVRTTIQALAAVLGGTQSLHTNALDEALALPTEFAAMLAVRTQQIIAHESGVVNTVDPLGGSYFVEALTSEMERGCYEYFEKIDAMGGMIAAIERGFPQKEIQEAAYRYQQAVDRREKIIVGVNEYVLEKEPIEVPILYIDESVAEIQRERLRRLRARRDNARVQRTLEALKEAARGTENTMPYILECVRAYATLGEICDALKEVFGEYQEPPF; encoded by the coding sequence ATGGCGACAAAAGAGGCGACGAGCCACTTGGAAGAAGCCCTCAACCGATGGGAGCAACAAACGCTTCAGCCAACCCTCGCGCGCTTGCCGGAGCGGGCCGCGGAATTCACGACGACGTCACTGAGACCGATCAAGCGCTTGTACACCCCTCTGGACATTCAACACCTTGATTTCGAGCGCGACATCGGTTTTCCCGGCGAGTATCCGTTCACGCGCGGCATTCATCCGACGATGTATCGAGGAAAGCTATGGACGGTGCGGCAGTTCGCTGGCTTCGGTACGGCCTTCGACACGAACAAGCGCTTCAAATATCTCCTGGAGCAAGGACAGACGGGATTGTCGGTCGCGTTCGATTTGCCGACGCTCATGGGATTGGATTCGGATCATCCGCTCTCAGAAGGGGAGGTGGGGAAGTGCGGAGTGGCCATCTCCAGTCTCGAAGACATGGAAGTTCTCTTCGAGGGCATCCCGTTGGAAGAAGTCACGACTTCGATGACGATCAACGCGCCGGCGGCCGTCATCTTCGCCATGTATCTGGTGGTCGCTGAGAAGCAGGGAGCCGATTGGAAGAAGATCTCCGGGACGATTCAAAACGACATCCTGAAGGAATACATCGCGCAAAAGGAGTGGATATATCCTCCGGAGCCCTCGATGCGCTTGATCGTGGACACGATCGCCTTTTGTACGCAGGAGGTACCGCGTTGGCATCCCATCTCGATCTCGGGCTATCACATTCGCGAGGCGGGGGCGACGGCCTTACAGGAGCTGGCGTTCACCCTGCGGAATGGGATCGAGTATGTGGAGTGGTGCGTGCGCGCCGGTCTGGATGTGGATGCGTTCGCCCCACGCCTCTCGTTCTTCTTCAATTGCCATAATGATTTCTTCGAGGAGATCGCGAAGTTCCGAGCGGCGCGAAAGGTCTGGGCGCGCGTGATGCGGGAACGGTTCGGCGCACGCGATCCGCGCTCCTGGATGTGTCGCTTCCACACGCAGACGGCCGGATGTAGTCTGACGGCGCAGCAGCCCTACAACAACATCGTGCGCACGACGATTCAGGCGCTCGCGGCTGTGCTCGGCGGGACGCAGAGCCTGCACACGAACGCGTTGGACGAGGCGCTCGCCTTGCCGACGGAATTCGCGGCCATGCTCGCGGTCCGCACGCAACAGATCATCGCGCACGAATCGGGCGTCGTGAACACGGTGGATCCCTTGGGCGGAAGCTATTTCGTCGAGGCGTTGACCAGCGAGATGGAGCGCGGTTGCTACGAATACTTCGAGAAGATTGACGCGATGGGAGGGATGATCGCCGCCATCGAGCGCGGCTTCCCTCAGAAGGAGATTCAGGAGGCGGCTTATCGCTACCAGCAGGCTGTAGATCGGCGCGAGAAGATTATCGTTGGCGTCAACGAATATGTCCTGGAGAAAGAACCGATCGAGGTCCCCATCCTCTATATTGACGAATCGGTCGCGGAGATCCAGAGGGAGCGGCTGCGGCGCCTGCGCGCGCGACGCGACAACGCGAGGGTGCAGCGCACGTTGGAGGCGTTGAAGGAAGCCGCGCGTGGTACCGAGAACACGATGCCGTATATCCTCGAGTGCGTGCGCGCCTATGCGACGCTCGGGGAGATCTGCGACGCCTTGAAGGAGGTCTTCGGCGAGTATCAAGAGCCGCCGTTCTGA
- a CDS encoding right-handed parallel beta-helix repeat-containing protein codes for MRSRAFQWFLTIGILGGFVLPALVFTQGTGSVYNPRLRRTYPTVNEALAQSRNGDTLLIAGRVEGAVSLALAPGGITLLGRVNGGIPAVISVGTCPPNQAVIDARGRRGHVQIVGLNIEVPSGCYGILSGESGIPLTVRNCRLIGRNQSALFSGIALMNESGGPFLIQGNQITNQLVSAAILIDGRSTSPLQAIVRGNRIGSDVTAGIIVSDIPPGSSVIIERNVLDGGDLGLGAVGILLNPGSNGVVVQRNTILNFGTGIIVDGAPGSKILANHLQDNRIGIAVDTTVATSGTPPVINDNNITCTSLGACRAAGAEGLSFVTGTYTLDARNNYWGASTGPDSAENPAPGNTTCPEATGSNCAGPAGGGTGLPINAHGVDCSASGGGSVRTCPIRTAPNRLAGA; via the coding sequence ATGCGGTCACGTGCGTTTCAGTGGTTTCTCACGATCGGGATTCTCGGAGGATTCGTGCTTCCAGCTCTCGTCTTCACGCAGGGGACAGGGAGCGTCTACAATCCTCGGCTGCGGCGAACGTATCCGACGGTGAATGAGGCACTGGCGCAATCCCGAAATGGGGATACGTTGCTCATTGCAGGGAGAGTCGAAGGCGCCGTGAGTCTCGCTCTGGCCCCCGGTGGGATCACTCTCCTTGGGAGGGTAAATGGTGGCATTCCTGCAGTCATCTCGGTGGGGACGTGCCCGCCCAATCAAGCGGTAATCGACGCACGGGGGCGACGAGGCCACGTTCAAATCGTCGGGTTGAACATCGAGGTTCCATCCGGGTGCTACGGCATCCTCTCTGGGGAGAGTGGGATTCCCCTGACAGTGCGCAATTGCCGGCTGATTGGGCGTAATCAGTCGGCGCTCTTCTCCGGCATCGCCTTGATGAATGAATCCGGGGGACCATTCCTCATCCAAGGGAACCAAATCACGAATCAATTGGTGAGCGCTGCTATTCTCATCGATGGCCGGAGCACTTCGCCTCTCCAAGCGATCGTACGAGGAAATCGCATCGGCAGCGATGTGACGGCCGGGATCATCGTGTCGGATATTCCGCCGGGAAGCTCGGTCATCATCGAGCGAAACGTCCTGGATGGAGGAGACCTTGGACTAGGGGCCGTTGGCATCCTCCTCAATCCGGGCAGCAATGGAGTCGTTGTACAGCGCAATACGATCCTGAACTTCGGCACAGGGATCATCGTGGATGGAGCGCCCGGGAGTAAGATCCTGGCCAACCATCTTCAGGATAATCGGATCGGGATCGCCGTGGATACGACGGTGGCGACAAGCGGGACCCCGCCGGTGATCAACGATAACAACATCACGTGCACGAGCTTGGGCGCTTGTCGGGCGGCAGGGGCCGAAGGACTCAGCTTCGTCACGGGGACCTATACGCTGGATGCGCGGAACAATTATTGGGGAGCGAGTACGGGACCGGACTCAGCCGAGAATCCTGCTCCGGGCAATACGACGTGTCCCGAAGCGACGGGATCGAACTGCGCCGGACCGGCCGGAGGAGGAACGGGCTTACCCATTAACGCCCATGGCGTGGACTGCTCGGCCTCTGGAGGCGGATCGGTGAGAACGTGTCCTATCCGAACAGCGCCCAATCGGCTCGCAGGAGCCTGA
- a CDS encoding acylphosphatase: MHIARRFLISGIVQGVGYRYFALRAAERHGIVGYARNLPDGRVEVVAEGDPEAMEAFKRELHRGPAAARVTHIAEEILEPTGRYRHFGIAY, translated from the coding sequence ATGCACATCGCGCGCCGCTTTTTGATCAGTGGGATTGTGCAAGGTGTGGGCTATCGGTATTTCGCCCTTCGGGCGGCGGAACGCCATGGAATCGTGGGCTATGCGCGCAATTTGCCGGATGGGCGCGTGGAGGTCGTCGCCGAGGGCGATCCCGAAGCCATGGAGGCCTTCAAGCGCGAGTTGCACCGCGGCCCAGCAGCGGCTCGCGTGACGCATATCGCCGAAGAGATCTTGGAGCCGACGGGCCGCTATCGCCATTTCGGCATCGCATATTGA
- a CDS encoding glycosyltransferase family 4 protein — protein sequence MTVLQLERHVGFQRLAGENASSRAKPREDSLRVLLNATPEELRGRGGDIKFYQNWLRLSDERLVFRMLPSSWRRRTQAFLRKACDKLARPWEPTGARRLLLLMARLLYLPRSVASQADLVLSHICFPFPHPRVPVIWSSQGIAPAAYYERRGQWPLEDVIFLYRVLGPRAQAVLIATESGAQTLLRWCPELEGKVHVVPVPVFVPSTIPEMKPSQRDGIIRLLFVGLDPVLKGLPELLRAYGELRRKYSSLRLDVVTRVLGRKTWRRFLGTDVPPEAWGIRIHPPLSHERIFELMREADLFVSPTHADTYGIAPVEAMAHRCAIVISNFDPMPELFPDAEVGFLIAPEDVRGLIERLEALITNLDLLRRFQENARQRYLAVHDPAKIRDQLARIFERVRDDAHRHRCR from the coding sequence ATGACCGTCCTTCAGCTTGAGCGTCATGTCGGCTTCCAGCGCCTCGCGGGAGAGAACGCCAGCTCCCGGGCGAAGCCCAGGGAGGATTCGTTACGCGTTCTCTTGAACGCGACGCCCGAGGAGTTACGGGGGCGCGGGGGAGACATCAAGTTCTATCAAAACTGGCTGCGCCTCAGCGATGAGCGTCTCGTCTTCCGAATGCTCCCTTCTTCATGGAGGCGACGGACACAAGCCTTTCTACGAAAAGCGTGCGATAAGCTCGCACGTCCGTGGGAGCCAACGGGCGCGCGGCGCCTCCTTTTGCTGATGGCGCGACTCCTCTATCTCCCTCGCTCCGTAGCGAGCCAGGCTGATCTCGTCCTCTCGCACATCTGTTTTCCTTTTCCGCACCCACGCGTTCCGGTGATCTGGAGTTCGCAGGGAATCGCCCCCGCGGCGTACTATGAGCGCCGCGGGCAGTGGCCGCTCGAGGACGTCATCTTCCTCTATCGCGTCCTTGGGCCTAGGGCGCAAGCCGTGTTGATCGCGACGGAATCTGGAGCCCAAACCCTTCTGCGATGGTGTCCGGAGCTGGAGGGGAAAGTCCACGTCGTTCCGGTTCCCGTCTTCGTCCCTTCGACGATCCCCGAGATGAAGCCTTCGCAGCGAGATGGAATCATTCGATTGCTTTTCGTCGGGCTAGACCCCGTGCTCAAGGGATTACCGGAGCTGCTGCGGGCCTATGGCGAATTGAGGCGAAAGTATTCGTCCCTTCGGCTCGATGTCGTGACGCGCGTTCTCGGTAGGAAGACTTGGCGGCGATTCCTCGGGACAGACGTTCCGCCAGAGGCGTGGGGAATTCGGATCCATCCCCCACTGTCTCATGAGCGAATATTCGAACTGATGCGGGAAGCTGACCTTTTCGTCTCGCCCACGCATGCGGACACATACGGTATCGCGCCCGTCGAGGCGATGGCTCATCGGTGCGCCATCGTCATCTCGAACTTCGATCCGATGCCGGAGCTTTTCCCGGATGCCGAGGTGGGATTCCTCATCGCCCCCGAAGATGTCCGTGGATTGATCGAGCGGCTCGAGGCCTTGATCACCAATCTCGATCTGCTCCGGCGATTTCAGGAGAACGCGCGACAGCGGTATCTGGCTGTCCATGATCCGGCGAAAATCCGAGATCAGTTGGCGAGAATCTTCGAGCGCGTGCGGGATGATGCCCATCGCCATCGGTGCCGCTGA
- a CDS encoding glycosyltransferase family 4 protein produces the protein MRLLVLNQYFYPDVAATGQLLTELCTSLAREHDVRVITGFPTYDPLELQRRGLFAREDIDGVRVFRVYTWHGSRKTFASRAATYVTFLCSALLAGLVVRRPDVVMTWTDPPLLPLVGWVIALARRRPLVVVVQDVYPEVAVRVGILRHPWIIRLMNALISLPLRRATRVVAISEGMRRRLLEKGVSAENIVVIPNWADGRAIVPCERTNAFARAHGLDRTRVVLHSGNVGLVQDFETLLRCAERLRSSEDSDGVRIVIIGDGASKQRLQKEVVARRLTNVLFLPYQPRERVRYSLASADVSVILLKPGLEGYVEPSKVYAIMASGRPFVAAIGSRSEVARIARAHACGVIVSPGQPDALAEALRALLTDRSQRERLGQNGRAALLRFYDRSRAVNRYDRMLRALHREVSSHDRPSA, from the coding sequence ATGCGGCTGCTTGTCCTTAACCAGTACTTCTATCCGGACGTCGCAGCCACCGGCCAATTGCTCACGGAGCTGTGCACGAGCCTGGCGCGGGAGCATGACGTGCGGGTGATCACGGGCTTCCCGACCTACGATCCCTTGGAACTGCAGCGCCGGGGGCTTTTCGCGCGAGAGGACATTGATGGGGTGCGCGTCTTTCGCGTCTACACGTGGCACGGTTCTCGAAAGACGTTCGCCTCGCGCGCAGCCACATATGTGACGTTCCTCTGCTCGGCATTGCTTGCGGGATTGGTCGTGCGTCGTCCGGATGTCGTGATGACCTGGACCGATCCACCACTTCTCCCACTCGTCGGATGGGTGATCGCACTCGCGCGGCGTCGACCTCTGGTCGTCGTCGTGCAAGACGTTTATCCCGAAGTCGCGGTCCGCGTGGGAATTCTGCGACATCCTTGGATCATTCGCCTCATGAATGCTCTCATCAGTCTGCCGCTTCGTCGAGCGACGCGCGTCGTCGCCATCAGCGAAGGCATGAGGCGACGCCTTTTGGAGAAGGGCGTCTCCGCGGAGAACATCGTCGTGATCCCCAATTGGGCCGATGGACGCGCGATCGTCCCATGCGAGAGGACAAATGCGTTCGCCCGCGCGCATGGGTTGGATCGAACGCGCGTCGTCCTGCATTCGGGGAATGTCGGACTCGTGCAGGATTTCGAGACGCTGCTGCGCTGCGCCGAACGGCTTCGCTCTTCGGAGGACTCCGACGGCGTGCGGATCGTCATCATCGGCGATGGAGCGAGCAAGCAGCGGTTGCAGAAAGAAGTGGTCGCACGTCGGCTGACGAATGTCCTCTTCCTGCCGTATCAACCGAGAGAGCGCGTGAGGTATTCGCTCGCCTCGGCTGACGTGTCGGTGATTTTGCTGAAGCCGGGCTTGGAGGGGTATGTGGAGCCGAGCAAGGTTTATGCAATCATGGCCAGCGGGCGGCCCTTCGTCGCCGCCATCGGCTCCAGAAGCGAAGTCGCTCGAATCGCTCGCGCGCACGCCTGCGGTGTGATCGTCTCACCGGGACAGCCCGATGCCTTGGCCGAAGCTTTGCGCGCGCTGTTGACCGATCGTTCTCAACGAGAGCGGCTGGGCCAAAATGGTCGAGCGGCTCTGCTGCGCTTCTACGACCGATCTCGTGCTGTCAACCGATATGACCGCATGCTGCGCGCGCTTCATCGCGAGGTATCCTCTCATGACCGTCCTTCAGCTTGA
- the glmS gene encoding glutamine--fructose-6-phosphate transaminase (isomerizing) translates to MCGIIGYTGTRPAAILLLEGLKRLEYRGYDSAGIAVSDAEGRIQVYRAQGKVDRLEEALRGHQVEGTSGIGHTRWATHGRPSEENAHPHRDCTGRVAVVHNGIIENYLSVRRELEGRGHRFRSETDTEVIVHLVEEELREVPLREAVRRTAERLQGVFALALISAQEPGTIVALRRGAPLVVGLGEGECWVASDIPALLPFTRRMHVLEDGELALLTPQKVQVLDSMGHERPLRVQPILWDPILVERGGYRHFMLKEIHEQPRAVRETMSAYADAASGGIAFGEEIEEAFREAEEIIIVACGTSFHAGLVGKYLLEEAARIRVEAELSSEFRYRRPVLREKTLLLAITQSGETADTLGAVREARQQGVRVFALTNVLGSTITQEVEGVLYTRAGPEIGVAATKTFTTQLVVLVLLALKLGRERGVLSPEKVRQVLEELARLPIRMERVLEREREVETVARRFSAARNALYLGRGLLYPIALEGALKLKELSYIHAEGCAAGEMKHGANALLDDQVPVVVLAAYDRGEELGRVLYEKTFANLLEVRARGAPALAIVQEMDEEALRACREDAEAEVLTVPAASRWVMPLLAILPLQLLAYQIAVRRGCDVDQPRNLAKSVTVE, encoded by the coding sequence ATGTGTGGGATCATCGGCTACACGGGAACGCGCCCAGCGGCGATCCTTCTGCTGGAAGGGTTGAAGCGATTGGAGTATCGAGGATACGATTCGGCAGGAATCGCTGTGTCCGATGCCGAAGGGCGGATCCAGGTCTATCGAGCTCAGGGGAAGGTGGATCGGTTAGAAGAAGCGTTGCGCGGCCACCAGGTGGAAGGAACCTCGGGAATCGGGCACACGCGTTGGGCGACGCATGGGCGCCCGAGCGAGGAGAATGCCCATCCGCATCGAGATTGCACGGGTCGGGTAGCCGTTGTGCACAACGGCATCATCGAGAACTATCTCTCCGTGCGACGGGAATTGGAGGGACGGGGCCATCGCTTCAGATCGGAGACGGATACGGAGGTCATCGTTCATTTGGTTGAGGAAGAGCTGCGGGAGGTCCCGCTTCGGGAAGCCGTGCGTCGGACCGCTGAGCGGCTTCAAGGGGTTTTCGCGCTGGCGTTGATTTCGGCTCAAGAACCGGGGACGATTGTGGCCTTGCGACGAGGAGCGCCACTGGTAGTGGGCTTAGGGGAAGGGGAGTGTTGGGTGGCTTCGGATATTCCCGCCCTTTTGCCCTTCACGCGGCGGATGCATGTGCTGGAGGATGGGGAGTTGGCGCTTTTGACGCCACAGAAGGTGCAGGTGCTGGACAGCATGGGTCACGAGCGTCCACTGCGGGTGCAGCCGATCCTGTGGGATCCGATCTTGGTGGAGCGAGGGGGATATCGCCATTTCATGCTCAAGGAGATTCACGAGCAGCCGCGAGCGGTGCGAGAGACGATGAGTGCATATGCAGATGCAGCGTCGGGGGGGATCGCGTTCGGAGAGGAGATCGAAGAGGCGTTCAGGGAAGCCGAGGAGATCATCATCGTGGCGTGCGGGACGAGCTTTCATGCGGGTCTAGTGGGGAAATATCTGCTGGAGGAAGCGGCGCGGATTCGCGTGGAGGCAGAGCTTTCGAGCGAGTTTCGATACCGGCGTCCGGTGCTGCGGGAGAAGACGCTGCTTCTGGCCATTACGCAATCAGGGGAGACAGCCGATACGTTAGGGGCGGTGCGGGAGGCGCGGCAACAGGGGGTGCGAGTGTTTGCTCTGACGAACGTCTTGGGTTCGACGATCACGCAAGAGGTCGAGGGGGTTCTCTACACGCGAGCGGGCCCAGAGATCGGGGTGGCCGCGACCAAGACGTTCACGACGCAGCTCGTCGTGCTAGTGCTTCTGGCCCTGAAGCTGGGGCGCGAGCGAGGCGTGCTCTCTCCAGAAAAAGTACGGCAGGTGCTTGAGGAGCTTGCTCGTCTGCCGATTCGGATGGAACGGGTATTGGAGCGAGAGCGAGAGGTCGAGACTGTGGCCCGACGCTTTTCGGCAGCCAGGAATGCGCTCTATCTGGGGCGAGGCCTATTGTATCCCATCGCGCTAGAAGGAGCGTTGAAGCTGAAGGAGCTGAGTTATATCCATGCCGAAGGGTGTGCGGCTGGAGAGATGAAACACGGGGCGAATGCACTGTTGGATGACCAAGTGCCAGTCGTGGTGCTGGCGGCCTATGATCGAGGGGAGGAGCTGGGGCGGGTGCTCTATGAGAAGACATTCGCCAATTTGCTCGAGGTACGGGCCCGAGGGGCACCAGCGCTCGCCATTGTGCAGGAGATGGATGAGGAGGCCCTTCGGGCGTGTCGAGAAGATGCTGAAGCGGAGGTGCTGACGGTCCCCGCTGCGTCCCGATGGGTGATGCCGCTTCTGGCAATCCTACCCTTGCAGCTTCTCGCCTATCAGATCGCCGTCCGGCGCGGCTGCGACGTGGATCAGCCGAGAAACTTGGCCAAATCGGTCACTGTGGAGTGA